The Brachionichthys hirsutus isolate HB-005 chromosome 8, CSIRO-AGI_Bhir_v1, whole genome shotgun sequence genome contains a region encoding:
- the LOC137898702 gene encoding sodium- and chloride-dependent GABA transporter 2-like yields MATPFGPEVKFKLDLGEAYPAPSTQARGEWASKFEFLLAVAGQIIGLGNVWRFPYLCYKNGGGVFLIPYVLFLFACGIPLFLLETSLGQYTKQGSITCWRNICPLFEGLGYGNQVVVLYSSTYYIVILAWAFLYLFFSFNAELPWASCRNSWNTETCVEFNGRANYLNWTQVENGTSPVREFWERRILNVTGNVQELGSLRGELALCLLLSWIICYFCVWKGVKSTGKVVYFTATFPYAMLLVLLVRGITLPGAIDGIKFYLYPDPSRLFDPQVWMDAGTQIFYSYALCIGCLAALGSYNKYNNDCYKDCVYLCLLNSATSFVAGFAIFSVLGFMAYEQNTDISKVAESGPGLAFIAYPRAVAMMPFPHLWAIFFFVMLILLGLDSQFVGLEALVTSVSDMNPSFFRVGHRRKLLLLVISIFCFSIGLVMVTEGGLYIFQLFDYYSCSGTTLLLFAILQSVCVGWVYGADRFYKNIEDMVGYKPLPLIKYCLKYITPVICTGTFVFSLIKYTPLKFNNTTLYPWWGYALGWFFTLSSTLIVPIWMIYNVSITPGTLRQRIAILCTPAEDLAANKSGKQTLELLTSSAESMVSQ; encoded by the exons ATGGCTACACCTTTTGGTCCAGAAGTCAAATTCAAGTTGGATTTGGGCGAAGCTTATCCTGCACCCAGCACCCAGGCCAGAGGAGAGTGGGCCAGTAAATTTGAGTTTCTCTTGGCTGTTGCAGGACAAATCATTGGCCTTGGAAATGTGTGGCGGTTCCCTTACCTATGCTACAAAAATGGAGGAG GCGTGTTTTTGATTCCTTATGTGCTATTCCTGTTTGCCTGTGGCATCCCTCTGTTTCTCCTGGAGACATCTCTCGGCCAGTACACAAAACAGGGCAGTATAACCTGTTGGAGGAACATTTGTCCCCTTTTTGAAG gttTGGGTTATGGCAATCAGGTGGTTGTTTTATACTCCAGCACGTATTACATTGTCATATTGGCTTGGGCTTTCCTGTATTTGTTCTTTTCGTTCAACGCTGAACTTCCATGGGCGAGTTGCAGAAATAGCTGGAACACAG AGACTTGCGTGGAGTTTAATGGAAGGGCTAATTATTTGAACTGGACACAAGTTGAAAATGGAACATCCCCTGTGAGAGAGTTCTGGGA GAGAAGAATTTTGAATGTCACAGGAAACGTCCAGGAATTGGGCAGCTTGCGAGGGGAGTTGGCTCTGTGTCTTCTGCTGTCTTGGATCATCTGTTACTTTTGTGTCTGGAAAGGAGTGAAGTCTACTGGGAAG GTAGTTTATTTTACGGCCACATTCCCATATGCGATGCTGCTGGTACTGCTTGTTCGTGGAATCACTTTGCCTGGTGCAATCGACGGGATCAAGTTTTACCTCTACCCAGATCCCTCCCGCCTCTTTGACCCACAG GTATGGATGGATGCTGGTACACAAATCTTTTATTCCTATGCTCTTTGCATCGGTTGCCTAGCTGCACTTGGCAGTTATAATAAGTACAACAATGATTGTTACAA AGACTGTGTCTACTTGTGTCTTCTGAATAGTGCGACTAGTTTTGTAGCTGGCTTTGCCATCTTCTCTGTACTTGGATTCATGGCATATGAACAGAACACAGACATATCCAAAGTGGCAGAGTCAG GTCCAGGCTTAGCATTCATTGCCTACCCTCGAGCAGTTGCCATGATGCCCTTTCCTCATCTCTGGGCAATATTCTTCTTTGTTATGTTGATCTTGCTGGGATTAGACAGTCAG TTTGTAGGTCTGGAAGCTCTCGTAACATCGGTATCTGACATGAATCCATCCTTCTTCCGTGTTGGCCATCGACGTAAACTTCTCCTTCTTGTCATCAGCATTTTTTGTTTCAGCATTGGCCTTGTGATGGTTACAGAA GGTGGACTGTACATCTTCCAGTTGTTCGACTATTACTCGTGCAGTGGCACGACTTTGCTTCTCTTTGCCATactgcagtctgtgtgtgtcggaTGGGTTTATG GTGCAGACCGCTTTTATAAAAACATTGAGGACATGGTTGGATACAAGCCTCTTCCCTTGATCAAGTATTGTTTGAAATACATCACCCCAGTCATATGCACA GGaacatttgttttctccttgATCAAATACACACCTCTGAAGTTCAATAACACAACTCTGTATCCATGGTGGGGTTATGCTCTTGGTTGGTTCTTCACTCTGTCCTCCACGCTCATAGTTCCCATCTGGATGATCTACAACGTCAGCATCACTCCTGGTACACTACGACAG aGGATTGCTATCTTATGTACTCCAGCTGAAGACCTTGCCGCGAACAAGTCAGGAAAGCAAACTCTTGAGCTTCTGACCTCATCTGCTGAAAGCATGGTGTCCCAGtga
- the fkbp5 gene encoding peptidyl-prolyl cis-trans isomerase FKBP5 — protein MTTDQDLPINAQSSTALFPANGIDVTSNKDKGVIKIVTHQGLDGDRPMIGDKVTIHYTGRLLNGKKFDCSRDRKEPFCFNVGKGQVLKAWDSGVLSMQRGEVCTLLCKPEYAYGTAGNPNKIPPSSSVVFEMELLKFEGETLTDDGGILRRIKVRGDGYTNPNDGASVDVHLEGSCGGRLFDCRDLSFIVGEAEDKGVPLGVDRAMDKMQKGECCFLYLKPKYGFGIEGKPEYGIGPDKDIIYEVTLKDFQRAKESWEMDLIEKLNLATEIKHKGNQYFKAGRHYQAVIQYQRIVSWLEMECGTGMEQQKMIQDFILTSHLNLALCFMRLQEFTQVVENCNKVIELDERNEKALYRRGEARLLRNEFSLAMADFQQVLHVNSSNRAARAQISVCQSKIKEHHEQDKKIYANMFQKFAERDAKTGKTKKRWDDGKWSGVNGEVAIKRRRSQDFKS, from the exons ATGACAACTGATCAGGATCTGCCGATAAATGCCCAATCATCTACAGCCCTGTTTCCGGCAAATGGCATTGATGTAAcatcaaataaagacaaaggaGTTATCAAG ATTGTGACGCATCAAGGGTTGGATGGAGATCGGCCAATGATTGGGGACAAAGTGACCATCCACTACACTGGAAGGCTGCTGAATGGGAAGAAGTTCGACTGCAGTCGGGATCGCAAAGAACCTTTTTGTTTCAATGTCGGTAAGG GACAAGTCCTCAAGGCCTGGGATAGTGGCGTGTTGTCCATGCAGAGGGGTGAGGTGTGCACGTTGCTCTGTAAACCTGAGTACGCTTATGGAACTGCGGGTAATCCCAACAAAATACCTCCCAGCTCTTCAGTAGTGTTTGAG ATGGAGCTTCTCAAGTTTGAAGGAGAGACACTGACAGACGATGGAGGCATCCTAAGAAGGATTAAGGTCAGAGGGGACGGTTACACTAACCCCAACGATGGAGCGAGTGTTGATG TGCACCTGGAAGGAAGCTGTGGTGGTAGATTGTTCGACTGCAGGGACTTGAGCTTTATTGTTGGTGAAGCTGAGGATAAAGGAGTTCCTCTCGGAGTGGACCGAGCCATGGACAAGATGCAGAAAGGAGAATGCTGTTTTCTTTACTTAAAACCAAA gTACGGCTTTGGAATTGAAGGTAAACCGGAGTACGGAATTGGACCAGACAAAGACATAATCTACGAGGTTACTCTTAAAGACTTTCAAAGG GCTAAAGAATCCTGGGAAATGGACTTGATTGAAAAGCTGAATTTGGCTACTGAAATTAAACATAAAGGGAATCAATATTTTAAG GCAGGGCGGCATTACCAGGCAGTCATCCAGTACCAGCGCATTGTTTCCTGGCTAGAAATGGAGTGTGGTACTGGGATGGAGCAACAAAAAATGATCCAAGACTTCATTTTGACATCGCATCTCAATTTAGCATTGTGTTTCATGAGGTTGCAAGAATTCACACAAGTAGTGGAGAATTGTAATAAG GTGATTGAGCTGGATGAGAGAAATGAGAAGGCTTTGTATCGTCGTGGGGAAGCACGTCTCCTCCGTAATGAGTTCAGCCTGGCCATGGCAGACTTTCAGCAAGTGCTGCACGTTAACTCTTCAAATCGAGCAGCTCGTGCTCAGATTTCCGTCTGTCAGAGCAAGATTAAGGAACATCATGAGCAGGACAAGAAGATTTATGCCAACATGTTTCAGAAATTTGCTGAACGAGATGCCAAG ACtgggaagacaaagaagaggtGGGATGATGGCAAGTGGAGTGGCGTAAACGGTGAAGTGGCCATTAAAAGACGAAGGAGTCAGGACTTTAAATCGTAA